A window of Rhinoderma darwinii isolate aRhiDar2 unplaced genomic scaffold, aRhiDar2.hap1 Scaffold_689, whole genome shotgun sequence genomic DNA:
ACAGCCGCCTGAAGATGGCGCTCAAGACTCTGGTGACCAAGGAAACCCTGCTCCAGGTGAAAGGCAGCGGCGCCTCCGGCTCCTTCAAGCTGAACAAGAAGCAGCTGGAGACTAAGGACAAGGCGGCCAAGAAGAAGCCGGCGGCTGCTGCCAAATCCCCGAAGAAGACTCCGGCCAAGAGGCCTGCCGCTGCCAAGAAGGTGGCGAAGAGCCCCAAGAAGCCAAAACCTGCCCCCAAGAAAATAACAAAGAGCCCAGCaaagaaagctgccaagagtccggctaagaaagctgccaagagtccggctaagaaagctgccaagagtccggctaagaaagctgccaagagtccggctaagaaagctgccaagagtccggctaagacagctgccaagagtccggctaagaaggCGTCTAAGTCCAGGAAGACCGTGACGAAGAAATAACCGAGAGCCGCCCGTTCCTTGTcccacaaaggctcttttcagaGCCACCACCTTCTCCCCGGCAGAGCTGTATGATCACTGGCCGCTGTTTCCTCCGGTACAGACAGCAGCGCGATCCTGAGATAAAGGAGGCGCCATCATCGCGTGTGCACGGAggagcttcatgtccctgttactCTGACAAGTGTCATTTCTGGTCATCGCGCTGGACGCCATAGCTGCTGTATCCAGACCTCCACAGTGTTCGTCCCGTTACTATGGTGTAACATCCAGGCAGAGTTGATCAGGTCACAGCCCACCAGGTGTAATGTGTGAATAAGGACCGGGGCAGCAATAGACTTGTAGCTTACAGCACAGGATCCACGTGAAGGAGGCCGATGGATTACACTCTCTCCGGTGTAAATAGAGCACAATGTCCCATGCTCATTACACGTGGTGGATGGTGACCCTTATATGCTGCCTCTGGATGTGGGGCACAGTGTCCTGTGTAAGGATGGGGTGGGGGATTGTCCCTTTGTGTAATCTATAAAACTACTGCAGCGGGGGATGATGGGGAAGTTGTCTCTTATATAACGCTGTGTACGTGATCTGCGGACATGGAAATACAGTGAGCTGTTACTGATGATAACTAATTCGCAGAGAGCTGGAGAAATGATCTTATtaacgccccctgctgtacaagcTGCGTCTGGACATGATGTAAACCGGTATTCGCCTCTTCGGAACGGTGATTGGTCGCGAATATCACATTTGCTTTGTCGGTCGCATATTTTTTTATGAAGAAGCCAATAGAATGTAGGGGTGTGCCTTTCATGGACCAATGAGGACACGCTCAAGTGTATAAATACTCTGCTCTTTCCTCTCCTTGTATCAGTCTACTAGTGTGCACGTTGTTGTAGAGCTATGGCCAGAACAAAGCAGACTGCGCGTAAATCCACCGGCGGGAAAGCGCCCCGCAAGCAGCTGGCTACTAAAGCTGCACGGAAGAGCGCTCCCGCTACCGGCGGAGTGAAGAAGCCTCATCGTTACCGCCCGGGCACAGTCGCTCTCCGTGAAATCCGCCGCTACCAGAAGTCCACCGAGCTTCTTATCCGTAAGCTGCCCTTCCAGCGCCTGGTGCGAGAGATCGCTCAGGACTTCAAGACCGATCTGCGCTTCCAGAGCTCAGCAGTCATGGCTCTGCAGGAGGCCAGCGAGGCTTATCTAGTCGGGCTGTTTGAGGATACCAACCTGTGCGCCATCCACGCCAAGAGGGTCACCATCATGCCCAAAGACATTCAACTGGCCCGCAGGATCCGGGGGGAGAGGGCTTAGGTCTGAACCCGGCACCGActacaacacaaaggctcttttcagaGCCACCAAATCCTCCCTCAAACGAGCTGAATCCTTTTCCTCCGTTAATTCTACCGCGACTCTCCCGCTGGCTTCTCGGTGCTCTGCTATTAATATGTGGAGGTGCcatgttaaccctttcagtgCTTAGTTAGCGCCATTTACACTATAACCAGTCCCCGTCTCTAGCACTCACGTTATCCGGCCCTTTCAGCAGTCCTGTCATGTGTTATGCCGGATGTGTGCGCTGTATTCATCACCTCCCTCTCCGGCTGTATCGCAGTGATAACCCGCCCCACTCCTCACTGATGACTGCACATCGCTCTTCCTATAATaacctccgctgctgctgctgcgaggAATGACGCCGTTATGTGCAGCTAATCATCCTCCGCTGACCAGTGTGTGCGGAGTCCTTGTTCCCTACTCCTTGTAAAGGCAAACCAGGCGCAGCGTGTAGGGTGGGGGAGCAGGTATCCTCCGCCCGGTGTGAACACAAGCGCAGGGGAATTATACTCTTATTCTGTGAGGTCATGATCATCGGGTGTAGTCCCGGTCACCCTTGTAAATCAGAGATCTAAACGCATTAACACTGCCCGAGTCTTCTCCTCCCTATTCATTCTATAAAGCCGTTGTGGTGCTGGTGGCCGGAGGGGTGATCTGCGGGCACACAAATCCTGAACCTGACGGCAGATAACGAGCAGCCGCCATACTAATCCAAGACGTCACGCTTGTTCCTTGTTTCCCTTAACATTACTCTTTAGATTTGGGGCAGATAGAGATTACACAGCAGTCGCGCTATAAGCGGGAAAAGAGCGTCCGGTATTGTAAAATGAAAGTGAAATTCAAAATCTGAGTTAAGCCAATCAAAAGGAGGGGGAGGGATTGGTAATGTGAATTCACTGAAAGAAACGCCCCGGAAGTGACATGTTTAACAGTTTTCTATCTGGTCCGCCCAAGGTCTATATAAAGACGCGCCCCGCGGTTCTCGGTACAATAGTTCTCTATATCTCCAGCTGACAGGATGTCTGGTCGTGGTAAAGGAGGAAAAGGTCTCGGAAAGGGCGGTGCTAAGCGGCATAGgaaggtgctccgtgataacatccagggcatcaccaagcctgcaattcgccgtctagctcgcaggggaggcgtcaaacgcatctccggtctcatctatgaagagactcgcggcgtgctgaaggttttcctggagaacgtcatccgtgacgccgtcacctaTACCGAGCACGCTAAGAGGAAGACTGTCACCGCTATGGACGTGGTGTACGCGCTCAAACGCCAGGGCCGTACTCTCTACGGTTTCGGAGGTTAATTCCGCTCCTGCTCTGCTCCATCTTACACAACACAAAaaaggctcttctcagagccgccacatcctctatagatcagctatgatgtctgctggtgaccgctcgtgtatctgagcagtgaccttctacttctatatacacgggggtaggggcttcagtatcacgtcCGTCTTCCAGTGAGGTGCCGGATATGTGGACTGCAGTGTGTCCCCTAATAAcgtcctagaagcagctgactgaattgggtcttagaccagggaGTGTTAATCTGAAGGGAAAGAGTACCTTAGTGTTATACTTGCTGCCGAGTGATCCTCCGGCAGGAAAACGCatcctcgtagcggcgctgccggacgccgtttgtgccgatgcctgcTGAATATCCGCTCAGTTGCTCATAGCGCAGTATAAGCGCCcgagcagtggatcaaacagctGACTTGCTGTGTTGCTGcttcggcgtccagcttgctgctgggcaacgtgctttccgcaatccttggagagagggccagtgttttcttagctgctgtcactgctactaatgttaccagattcttacaacaaacaataaatctgttactgggaccaactttgacacacGTATCGGCTCGGCtcgtatctcattctgccggacggctgggattaataaggctgctggcaataaatctgttaacctctagtactaataatgactgtctgctgtccctatataggactcactttattacagtaacgcgtgcagtttcttgcagagcaacgtttagtgagacgcattcaatgaatgaaaaaggacAAAACTGATGCAGCCGATACAGCATTTTTCAAGATcaaaacccaatgttggaggggccgtgtgttccaagctgctctcattgctacaaatgttacgagattttcaaaacaaactacaaatttgtagcaccaagttccacataagtatggacttgcattgtcttgtatgtcactttgccagactgctggtataatcgagctgctggcaatacaatgacaggaaacagaatgcacctatttctacttcgtactaacactgtgcgttgtctatacttaggactcccctcatcccactaacgcatgaagttgctgcagagtaagggtatgtgcacacacactaattacgtccgtaatatacggacgtatttcggccccaagttccggaccgaactcagtgcagggagccgggctcctagcatcatacttatgtacgatgctaggagtccctgcctcgctgccggacaactgtcccgtactgtaatcatgttttcagtacgggagagttgtcctgcatcgaggcagggactcctagcgtcgtacataagtatgatgcttggagcccggctccctgcagtatgttcggtccgggacttgcggccgaaatacgtccgtcaattacggacgtaaatagtgtgtgtgcacataccctaacatataCTGAGACGCATTCGAAGAATCCAGTGAGACTGGAAGATATAATTTAAGATACTATGTAGTCGGGGGCTGGTTGTAGATCGTACaatcccggtaatatgaaggaacagggacataatgccggtaagatgagggaacagggacataatgccggtaagatgaggggacagggacataatgcctgtaatatgagggaacagggacataatgccggtaatatgaaggaacagggacgtaatgccgataatattaagaaacagggacgtaatgccggtaatatgaaggaatagggacgtaattccggtaatatggaggaacagtgacgtaatgccggtaagatgaaggaacagggacataatgccggtaagatgagggaacagggacaaaatgccggtaagatgagggaacagggacataatgccaaaaatatgaaggaacagggacataatgccagtaatataaaggaacagggacataatgcgataatatgaaggtacagggacataatgccggtaatatgaaggaatagggacgtgatgccagtaatatgaaagtacaagtagaagcgggaaaagagcggccggtattgtaaaatgaacgtgcaattcaaaatctgagttAAGCCAATCAACGGGAGGGGGAGGGATTGGTAATGTAAATTAGCTGAGAGGAACGCCCCGGAAGTGACATGTTTAACAGTTCTCTCTCTGGTCCGCCCAAGGTCTATATAAAGACGCGCCCCGCGGTTCTCGGTACAATATTTCTCTTCAGCTCCAGCTTACAGGATGTCTGGTCGTGGTAAAGGAGGAAAAGGCCTCGGAAAGGGCGGTGCTAAGCGGCACAGgaaggtgctccgtgataacatccagggcatcaccaagcctgccatccgccgtctagctcgcaggggaggcgtcaaacgcatctccggtctcatctatgaagagactcgcggcgtcctgaaggttttcctggagaacgtcatccgtgacgccgtcacctacaccgagcacGCCAAGAGGAAGACTGTCACCGCTATGGACGTGGTGTACGCGCTCAAGCGCCAGGGCCGCACTCTCTATGGCTTCGGAGGTTAATTCCGCTCCTGCTCAGCTCcatcttacacaacacaaaggctcttctcagagccgccacatcctctatagatcagctatgatgtctgctggtgaccgctcgtgtatctgagcagtgaccttctacttctatatacacgggggtaggggcATCGGTATCACGTCCGTCTTCCAGTGAGGAGCCGGATATGTGGACTGCAGGGTGTCCCCTAATagcgtcctagaagcagctgactgaattgggtcttagaccagggaATGTTAATGTGAAGGGAAAGAGTACCTTAGTGCTATACTTGCTGGCGAGTGATCCTCCGGCAGGAAAACACatcctcgtagcggcgctgccggacgccgtttgtgccgatgcctgcacgtacaggagtggcagaaactcaccgctgaatatccgctcagttgctcatagcgctgtataagcgcacgagcagtggatcaaacagctGACTTGCTGTGTTGCTGcttcggcgtccagcttgctgctgggcaacgtgctttccgcaatccttggagagagggccagtgttttcttagctgctgtcactgctactaatgttaccagattcttacaacaaacaataaatctgttactgggaccaactttgacacaagtatcggctcggctcgtatctcattctgccggacggctgggattaataaggctgctggcaataaatctgttaacctctagtactaataatgacTGTCTGCTGTCCCGatataggactcactttattacagtaacgcgtgcagtttcttgcagagcaacgtttagtgagacgcattcaatgaatgaaaaaggacAAAACTGATGCAGCCGATACAGCATTTTTCAAGATcaaaacccaatgttggaggggccgtgtgttccaagctgctctcattgctacaaatgttacgagattttcaaaacaaactacaaatttgtagcaccaagttccacataagtatggacttgcattgtcttgtatgtcactttgccagactgctggtataatcgagctgctggcaatacaatgacaggaaacagaatgcacctatttctacttcgtactaacactgtgcgttgtctatacttaggactcccctcatcccactaacgcatgaagttgctgcagagtaagggtatgtgcacacacactaattacgtccgtaatatacggacgtatttcggccccaagttccggaccgaactcagtgcagggagccgggctcctagcatcatacttatgtacgatgctaggagtccctgcctcgctgccggacaactgtcccgtactgtaatcatgttttcagtacgggagagttgtcctgcatcgaggcagggactcctagcgtcgtacataagtatgatgcttggagcccggctccctgcagtatgttcggtccgggacttgcggccgaaatacgtccgtcaattacggacgtaaatagtgtgtgtgcacataccctaacatataCTGAGACGCATTCGAAGAATCCAGTGAGACTGGAAGATATAATTTAAGATACTATGTAGTCGGGGGCTGGTTGTAGATCGTACaatcccggtaatatgaaggaacagggacataatgccggtaagatgagggaacagggacataatgccggtaagatgaggggacagggacataatgcctgtaatatgagggaacagggacataatgccggtaatatgaaggaacagggacgtaatgccgataatattaagaaacagggacgtaatgccggtaatatgaaggaatagggacgtaattccggtaatatggaggaacagtgacgtaatgccggtaagatgaaggaacagggacataatgccggtaagatgagggaacagggacataatgccggtaagatgagggaacagggacataatgccaaaaatatgaaggaacagggacataatgccagtaatataaaggaacagggacataatgccgataatatgaaggtacagggacataatgccggtaatatgaaggaatagggacgtgatgccagtaatatgaaagtacaagtagaagcgggaaaagagcggccggtattgtaaaatgaacgtgcaattcaaaatctgagttAAGCCAATCAACGGGAGGGGGAGGGATTGGTAATGTAAATTAGCTGAGAGAAACGCCCCGGAAGTGACATGTTTAACAGTTCTCTCTCTGGTCCGCCCAAGGTCTATATAAAGACGCGCCCCGCGGTTCTCGGTACAATATTTCTCTTCAGCTCCAGCTTACAGGATGTCTGGTCGTGGTAAAGGAGGAAAAGGCCTCGGAAAGGGCGGTGCTAAGCGGCACAGgaaggtgctccgtgataacatccagggcatcaccaagcctgccatccgccgtctagctcgcaggggaggcgtcaaacgcatctccggtctcatctatgaagagactcgcggcgtcctgaaggttttcctggagaacgtcatccgtgacgccgtcacctacaccgagcacGCCAAGAGGAAGACTGTCACCGCTATGGACGTGGTGTACGCGCTCAAACGCCAGGGCCGCACTCTACGGCTTCGGAGGTTAATTCCGCTCCTGTTCTGCTCcatcttacacaacacaaaggctcttctcagagccgccacatcctctatagatcagctatgatgtctgctggtgaccgctcgtgtatctgagcagtgaccttctacttctatatacacgggggtaggggcttcagtatc
This region includes:
- the LOC142728745 gene encoding histone H1.01-like; translation: MAETAPTAAVPPTEPAAKSKKQPKKPAAGGAKKTKKSSGPSVSELIVKAVSASKERSGVSLAALKKALAAGGYDVDKNNSRLKMALKTLVTKETLLQVKGSGASGSFKLNKKQLETKDKAAKKKPAAAAKSPKKTPAKRPAAAKKVAKSPKKPKPAPKKITKSPAKKAAKSPAKKAAKSPAKKAAKSPAKKAAKSPAKKAAKSPAKTAAKSPAKKASKSRKTVTKK
- the LOC142728726 gene encoding histone H3 is translated as MARTKQTARKSTGGKAPRKQLATKAARKSAPATGGVKKPHRYRPGTVALREIRRYQKSTELLIRKLPFQRLVREIAQDFKTDLRFQSSAVMALQEASEAYLVGLFEDTNLCAIHAKRVTIMPKDIQLARRIRGERA
- the LOC142728735 gene encoding histone H4 — translated: MSGRGKGGKGLGKGGAKRHRKVLRDNIQGITKPAIRRLARRGGVKRISGLIYEETRGVLKVFLENVIRDAVTYTEHAKRKTVTAMDVVYALKRQGRTLYGFGG
- the LOC142728733 gene encoding histone H4, with product MSGRGKGGKGLGKGGAKRHRKVLRDNIQGITKPAIRRLARRGGVKRISGLIYEETRGVLKVFLENVIRDAVTYTEHAKRKTVTAMDVVYALKRQGRTLYGFGG